The DNA region TCGGACATGCGCCGCCGGCGTCGTCAATCAGGTGGCACCCCTTCGCACCTTCCCGGGGAGATCAGGGATGACGAGCACGTTGTGGGGAACTCCGGCACTGGTACGTGACAGCTCACACGGCGATCGCGACTCGGAGCGCTAACGGAAAGGGCAGGCGCCCCATCGGCGTCCGCCCTTGTCCGCACATCCGCTCAGCAGAGGATGTTCACTTCTCCGGGATGGCAGAGCACCACGATCTGATCACCCGTTCGTATCACGTGCCATCCTCTGTCTCGGGCCTCCTGGAGGATCTCGGGGAGCGCGCCGACGCGGTCCACGTCGCTCTCCTTTCGACGTATGACTCCACCTGTGGCCGCGGCTGCCGCCGCGAAGAATTCAGTGACATAAGCGCTCATGGGGTAAACGTACGAGTGCCGTCTGTCCCGCCGCTCATCCCTCTTTGGGGGTGGGAGCCCTAGACGAGCGGGAAGCCATCCGGTGGCATCTGCGGCATTATCGGCAGCGGCTCCCCATCGTTGTCGGCCAGGTGCCCGGCCGCGTTGCAGGCTCGGAAGGGGCCGTGCGTCTTGTCGAAGATGATTCGAGCGTGGTGGTCCCAGTGCTGCACCCACCATGCCGACTGCGCGAGCCGGTCGTCCGGCATGCGCTTCGTCGCTTCGAGGTAGCCCTTCCAGGACACGTAGAACCGCTCGACGACCTCGGGGTGCTTCCACCACTCCGGGCACCACCCCGGCCTCTGCCTGACCGGGACGCCGAACGCCTCGACGCGGCTCAGCTGCAGCGAGACCCAGTCGAGGAAGAGCTTCCGCTCGTCCGGCTTCGGCTTCGTCGGGCGGGGCGTGGCTGTCGCTCCGCGCTCGTCGACGACCTCGCCTGTGCCGGGGTTGGCCGGTGGCATGCGCTCGTCCTCCGGCGGTGGGGGCGCGTCGCGATCGGATGGCGGCGGGATCTCGTCGTCGCCCCAGTTGGGCGGCGGAACGACGGGCCAGCTGCTCGCGTCAAACGGCGTCGACATGCGCGGCCCTGTCCGTGTTCGCCTCAGGATTGGCCGCCGGCTTCTTCGGCTTCACGATCTCGCCGTTGACCACTTCCTGCCCGTCGACCATGGCCCTAAGTACCTTGTCCTCGAACCAGGGCCGGATTCGGATGAGGACCGGTCCGACGTCGGAAGCGTCGAACACCGCTCGCCACTTCGGCAGGTGCGCCAGGACGTCCGCGGGAAGGATCTGCGTCGATTTCGACGTCCGGGACTTCGTCGAGCCGTTCCGGCCGGAGGAGGTGTTCGTCGACCACTGCTCGTAGGTGCCGATGCTCTCGCTGAACCGCCTGAGGAAGGGCGACTGGGTGGACTCGCCGCCGCCGTAGACGCGGATCGACGACGCGCTCCAGAGGGTGTCGGCGCCGTCGTTGCCGAAGGTGCGGACGATCTGCCCCCAGGACTGGAAGTACATGCTGAGGCTCAGCCCCATCGACCCGTAGAACGAGACGAGGTCAGGGAGCTCCGGCCAGCGGACGATGTTGGCGACCTCGTCGAGCTCGAACACGAGGGGCACGGTGATCCGGCCGCCGTCCGCGGCCGCCGCCCTCTCACCTGCGCGGGCGATCGACCGCACGAGCGCGGCGACGAATGCGCCACCGGATCCCGCGCCGTTACGGGAGATCAGCACGGCCGT from Clavibacter sp. A6099 includes:
- a CDS encoding N-(5'-phosphoribosyl)anthranilate isomerase, translating into MSAYVTEFFAAAAAATGGVIRRKESDVDRVGALPEILQEARDRGWHVIRTGDQIVVLCHPGEVNILC
- a CDS encoding DUF4913 domain-containing protein — protein: MPPANPGTGEVVDERGATATPRPTKPKPDERKLFLDWVSLQLSRVEAFGVPVRQRPGWCPEWWKHPEVVERFYVSWKGYLEATKRMPDDRLAQSAWWVQHWDHHARIIFDKTHGPFRACNAAGHLADNDGEPLPIMPQMPPDGFPLV